From Segatella copri, the proteins below share one genomic window:
- a CDS encoding alpha-L-arabinofuranosidase C-terminal domain-containing protein, with protein MIKLKYIFTSALLVAAASASQAVSRQQMQIDKDAPAYTIQGKDSICQIFIYSPAPNQGLHLAYFTDDERWVDVGQLCASDYGPWGAEKKMYNPFVVKANDGTWRALWSVNQHAPQFAVAYSEDLITWRPQDYPIIREKGVKDVAAYQMDDGNFDIYLKTSKGKRYVQASNDFRTFKEDTLEASADEILWQRDTATIGGKLFQGCDFEVPAVHLNYIRSWFHALSEEAKLNAQPIPKTDADLAAYAKDNHIDLPKDSEIPANLSINPQKSHRISNKLMGIFFEDISRAADGGLSAEMLQNGDFEYNKEDHRHQWNATTAWVGVEKEGIATENGVSQNNAHYAVLGATPIYNIGWDGIAIRRGAAVEGKEGKHQPAIYEVSLHARCIDAKKKDLTLALVNQEGLPGCQTKIKVQGADWKEYKAQLIVTDKYEGELASEATTKEGKLGKNIRFAILPKGEQKVAVDLVSLKPQDTYKGHGLRKDLAEAIADLKPRFVRFPGGCMLHGQGLKNIYHWKESVGPQKDRKPAYNIWGYHQTRQLGFYEYFQWCEDMGAEPLPVLAAGVPCQNSVADERGVAGQQGGIPMSEMPQYIQDVLDLVEWANGDPATSKWAKMRADAGHPAPFNLKMIGIGNEDLISTDFEQRYLMICKAVKQKYPQIEVVGTVGPFHFPSSDYIEGWKIARENKRWIDAVDEHYYEQPGWFLNHQDYYDHYDRKAPKVYLGEYASRGANAVDNALAEGIHLCNVERNGDVVEMTSYAPLLCKDGYSNWQPDMIYFDNNNVRASESYKMQKMFGQHAGDLYISSVLSLPDALKKYVGTSVVKDSKSGKTWLKVVNALPRTLKLSVSGLGNKQVTIAGRSAQVFEL; from the coding sequence AGCACCCAACCAGGGCTTGCATCTGGCTTATTTCACCGACGATGAGCGTTGGGTGGATGTAGGACAGCTCTGCGCCAGCGACTACGGTCCGTGGGGAGCTGAAAAGAAGATGTATAACCCCTTCGTGGTAAAAGCCAACGACGGCACATGGCGCGCACTCTGGAGCGTGAACCAGCATGCACCGCAGTTTGCCGTAGCCTATTCAGAAGACCTCATCACCTGGCGCCCGCAGGATTATCCCATCATCCGCGAAAAGGGCGTGAAGGATGTGGCTGCCTATCAGATGGATGACGGCAACTTCGACATCTATCTCAAGACATCCAAAGGCAAACGATACGTACAGGCAAGCAACGATTTCCGTACCTTCAAGGAAGATACTCTGGAGGCTTCAGCTGATGAGATACTCTGGCAGCGCGACACCGCAACCATAGGCGGAAAACTCTTCCAGGGCTGCGATTTCGAGGTGCCGGCCGTACATCTCAACTACATCCGTTCCTGGTTCCACGCCCTCTCTGAAGAGGCAAAACTCAACGCCCAGCCGATACCGAAGACCGATGCCGACCTCGCAGCTTATGCCAAGGACAATCACATCGACCTGCCGAAAGATTCGGAAATCCCTGCCAACCTCAGCATCAATCCACAGAAATCCCACCGCATCTCCAACAAGCTGATGGGTATCTTCTTCGAAGACATCAGCCGCGCTGCCGACGGAGGACTCTCTGCAGAAATGTTGCAGAACGGTGACTTTGAGTATAACAAGGAAGACCACCGCCACCAGTGGAATGCCACCACGGCATGGGTGGGGGTAGAGAAAGAGGGCATCGCCACCGAAAACGGGGTGAGCCAGAACAATGCCCATTATGCCGTTCTGGGCGCTACACCTATTTATAATATAGGTTGGGACGGCATCGCCATACGTCGCGGAGCTGCCGTTGAGGGCAAGGAGGGTAAGCATCAGCCAGCCATTTACGAGGTGAGCCTGCACGCCCGCTGCATTGATGCCAAGAAGAAAGACCTCACCCTGGCGCTCGTAAACCAGGAGGGATTGCCTGGATGCCAGACCAAGATCAAGGTGCAGGGCGCAGACTGGAAGGAATATAAGGCGCAGCTCATCGTGACCGATAAATATGAGGGCGAACTCGCCAGTGAAGCCACCACCAAGGAGGGCAAACTGGGCAAGAACATCCGGTTCGCCATCTTGCCTAAGGGCGAGCAGAAAGTGGCGGTAGATTTGGTAAGTCTCAAGCCACAAGATACTTACAAGGGTCATGGACTGCGTAAAGACCTTGCCGAAGCCATTGCCGACCTGAAGCCTCGCTTCGTGCGCTTCCCGGGCGGCTGCATGCTCCATGGTCAGGGGCTCAAGAACATTTACCACTGGAAGGAGAGCGTGGGTCCGCAGAAAGATCGCAAGCCAGCCTACAACATCTGGGGATACCATCAGACCCGCCAGCTGGGTTTCTATGAGTATTTCCAGTGGTGCGAGGATATGGGAGCCGAGCCGCTGCCTGTATTGGCGGCAGGTGTTCCTTGTCAGAACTCTGTGGCAGATGAGCGCGGAGTGGCTGGTCAGCAGGGCGGAATCCCGATGAGCGAGATGCCGCAGTATATTCAGGACGTGCTAGACCTGGTAGAATGGGCGAATGGCGACCCTGCCACCTCTAAGTGGGCTAAGATGAGAGCCGATGCGGGTCATCCGGCTCCGTTCAACCTCAAGATGATAGGCATCGGCAACGAAGACCTCATCTCTACCGATTTCGAGCAGCGCTATCTGATGATCTGCAAGGCAGTGAAGCAGAAATATCCTCAGATAGAGGTGGTGGGTACCGTAGGTCCGTTCCACTTCCCGTCTTCCGATTATATTGAGGGTTGGAAGATTGCCCGCGAAAACAAGCGCTGGATTGATGCCGTAGACGAGCATTATTACGAGCAGCCGGGCTGGTTCCTGAACCATCAGGATTATTACGATCATTACGACCGCAAGGCTCCTAAGGTTTATCTGGGCGAATATGCATCTCGCGGTGCCAATGCGGTAGACAATGCGCTGGCTGAGGGCATCCACCTCTGCAATGTGGAGCGCAACGGCGATGTGGTAGAAATGACATCCTATGCTCCTCTCTTGTGTAAGGACGGATACAGCAACTGGCAGCCGGACATGATTTACTTTGATAATAATAATGTACGCGCGAGCGAGAGCTACAAGATGCAGAAGATGTTCGGTCAGCATGCCGGTGACCTCTACATCTCATCCGTGCTCAGTCTGCCGGATGCACTGAAGAAATATGTGGGCACCAGTGTGGTGAAGGATTCTAAATCGGGCAAAACCTGGCTTAAAGTGGTGAATGCCTTGCCTCGCACGCTGAAACTCTCGGTTTCTGGCTTGGGCAACAAGCAGGTAACCATCGCAGGCAGAAGCGCTCAGGTTTTCGAACTTTAG